The Methanocorpusculum vombati genome segment CAGGTATCCGGCAAGCGAGGCGATCATGCCGGAGAGCGGAGGCTGAAGAAGCGGGTCGGCAAGAATCTTCGACAGGCCGAGTTTTTTTGCGGCGGCGACGGTGTCGGTGAGGGAAGTATCGCCGGGGATCAGAACAGCCGCTGCGCCTGCGGCTTCGACCTTCGCAGCAAGAAGAGGAAGCGTTGCAGCGGTCAGGGAGAAGATCAGATCGCAGCGGAACAGCGCGGCCTCGATGAGTGCGGGATCAAGTGTGTCAACCGAGAGCGGAATGTCCAGGTCCGCGACCTCCGCAAAGCATCGGCGGACGTCGTCGGGCGTTGCGTCAAACCCGAAGCCGAGATCCACCACGTCGGCACCGCCGGTCACAGCGGCAAGCACGGCATCCCGCAGGGCGGGATGCCGATGGGCATCCATGATCTCATGGATGACCTTGATACGGGACGTGCCGCCGAACATAACGCCGCGAAGCACAAACGCAGGTTCGGCAGTTCGTTCCATCTCCGATAACCGGTCGGCAGCCTGTCTCTGCCGTTCATCACTGAGAAGATCATCCGCCGGAGAGGTTGCGGAAAGACCGCCGGAAAGGATCAGCGGAACGCAGAGCCGCATGTCCGCGGCATGCCGCGTGCCTTTCCGAACCGGAACACCGCATGACGCTTCCACTTCCGCAAACGATGCGGTACACATACCGGAGACCACGACAAGATCATACCGGTCTGCCGAAAGCAGACGGGACAGAACTCCCGGAGACAGAAATGAGGCAATCTCTCCCGTTGGCACAATGGAGTACGTAAACGCGTCTGTACCGTCAAGTGCGGAACGCAGTGCCGTTTCACTCTGGCGGCCGGTGGGAAAGAGAACATGCATATGGTTTCTTATTGGATCGGCGAACCCGAAATAGTTAGGGTTTGCACGGCAGAAAAAAGCAGGAATATTAATCTGCAATGAAAGAGAATCCCCTTAGTACGCGAAATGGTTCTTCTTAAATGTGATCTGCACGTCCACACGAATGCATCAAGGGACGGGGAAAGTTCGGTTGAGGCCGTACTGGCGGCAGTGGCGGCGGCAGGGCTTGATGCGGTGGCCATCACCGATCACGACACAACGGAAGGATCGATTGCGGCACTCGCCGCACAGAATCCGGGAGTTCTGATAATCCCCGGCATTGAGGTTTCGACAAAACAGGGACATCTGCTGGTGCTCGGAACAACACAGGTTCTTGCACCCAAACAGGATGTGCTGACAACGATTGCGGAAGCGAAAGCACTCGGGGCGGTAACGATTGTTCCCCACCCGTTCCACCGCTGGCGGCACGGGGTCGGTCTCCGGTGTAAAGAGGCGCTGATCGCAGCAGACGCGGTTGAGGCACTAAACAGCCGCTACATTATCGGAACGGCAAACCAAAAAGCCGCAAAGATGGCAAAAAAGTATGGCAGACCAGCAACTGCAGGTTCGGATGCCCACAACTGTAAATTTGTCGGGTTCGGCGTAACTGAGATAGAAGCCGGGGAACGATCGGTTGCGGCAATTCTTGATGCAATTCGGGCAGGACGTGTCTCCTGCACCTGCAAAAAGACGCCGCTCCGTACCTATACCCGGCAGTCATGGGACAATACAGTTCGTAAGGTGCGCAGGCGCGTGCCGCAGTTCCGTCACCGGCCGCGGCGGAGAATCATCCACCGGAAAAAATGAAGCTCGCATTTGCTGTAGGATACAAGGGGGATAATTTCGCCGGGTCACAGGCGCAGCCAAACCGGCGGACGGTGGAAGGAGAGTTCATTGCGGCGGGTGTCGGCCTCGGTCTCTTTGCCGATGCAAAGGAGGCGCACTTCCGCATCTCCGGACGGACGGACAAGGGAGTGTCCGCCCGCAAACAGATCGTCTCCGTCACAACCGATCATCCAGAGAAGGCAGTCGATGCCCTGAACTTCTGGCTGCCGGACGACATCTGGTGTCTCGGGGCGGCCGAGGTGTCACCGGATTTTTATCCCCGCTATGCGGTGACATCCCGGACCTACCGGTACTATTTTCCCTACGCGGCAGACGTTGCTGCAATGGATGCAGCAGCCCGGCAGTTTATCGGGAGACATGACTTCACGCGGTTTTCCAAAATGGAAGAAGGGCGCGATCCGAACCGGACGGTAACAAAGGCAAGGGTGTTTGCAGCGCCGGACGGCTGCCCGGTGTTTGAGGTTGCGGCGAAAAG includes the following:
- a CDS encoding DUF4346 domain-containing protein; translated protein: MHVLFPTGRQSETALRSALDGTDAFTYSIVPTGEIASFLSPGVLSRLLSADRYDLVVVSGMCTASFAEVEASCGVPVRKGTRHAADMRLCVPLILSGGLSATSPADDLLSDERQRQAADRLSEMERTAEPAFVLRGVMFGGTSRIKVIHEIMDAHRHPALRDAVLAAVTGGADVVDLGFGFDATPDDVRRCFAEVADLDIPLSVDTLDPALIEAALFRCDLIFSLTAATLPLLAAKVEAAGAAAVLIPGDTSLTDTVAAAKKLGLSKILADPLLQPPLSGMIASLAGYLPEFGCPKVLGCVNVVEMVDADSPGMCALLAAAAEECGAAAVLVSAHSDKTRGATREMRRAVEMTALSRGRPYPKDAGVDVLILKEKRRRREPPLVYTTISDAPKASDDLAAYDPCGNFRIGVEDGRIVAVRGGHAISGTNWYDVFSAILAEDGVSLLDHAAYLGKELYKAELALRFGRSFEQDGAF
- a CDS encoding CehA/McbA family metallohydrolase → MVLLKCDLHVHTNASRDGESSVEAVLAAVAAAGLDAVAITDHDTTEGSIAALAAQNPGVLIIPGIEVSTKQGHLLVLGTTQVLAPKQDVLTTIAEAKALGAVTIVPHPFHRWRHGVGLRCKEALIAADAVEALNSRYIIGTANQKAAKMAKKYGRPATAGSDAHNCKFVGFGVTEIEAGERSVAAILDAIRAGRVSCTCKKTPLRTYTRQSWDNTVRKVRRRVPQFRHRPRRRIIHRKK
- the truA gene encoding tRNA pseudouridine(38-40) synthase TruA — its product is MKLAFAVGYKGDNFAGSQAQPNRRTVEGEFIAAGVGLGLFADAKEAHFRISGRTDKGVSARKQIVSVTTDHPEKAVDALNFWLPDDIWCLGAAEVSPDFYPRYAVTSRTYRYYFPYAADVAAMDAAARQFIGRHDFTRFSKMEEGRDPNRTVTKARVFAAPDGCPVFEVAAKSFLWNMVRGMAGFLASVGAGVAEPETAGDLLTKAGHRVHPAPAEALIFWDAECDVSFTPMRQARETVRMLGRASAAARAELHVAEALMNEPPEEIWRRRLVREYPDLRQRST